The Candidatus Pantoea soli genome window below encodes:
- a CDS encoding RecT family recombinase, with protein sequence MSNEITHAPVNEADTKAAIFSPSGLQKLQAFAEVMALGKASVPAHLAGKPADCLAIALQAAQWGMNPYAVAQKTHLVNGTLGYETQLVNAVITSSTAVQGRFKYEYGGDWEKFKPGAANAANERGLFVRVGAVLRGETEITWGEPLFLEYVTTRNSPLWKTAPKQQLAYLAVKYWARLYCPDVILGVYTPDEFEPAQRAERDVTPARSRADLNNLINSKPEAQQPEREINPATNTSAPARTPDELLADFTTAAAEAENVAGLDRCYKYAARILANEAETLEKATDVYLLRKAELDEAAV encoded by the coding sequence ATGAGCAACGAAATAACGCACGCGCCGGTCAACGAGGCCGACACTAAAGCGGCAATCTTCAGCCCGAGCGGTTTGCAGAAGCTGCAGGCGTTCGCTGAGGTTATGGCGCTGGGAAAAGCCAGCGTCCCGGCCCACCTGGCGGGCAAGCCGGCGGACTGCCTCGCTATCGCGCTGCAGGCTGCGCAGTGGGGAATGAACCCCTACGCGGTAGCGCAGAAAACGCATCTCGTAAACGGCACGCTGGGTTACGAGACACAACTGGTAAACGCCGTCATCACCAGCTCTACGGCCGTACAGGGTCGCTTCAAATATGAGTACGGTGGCGACTGGGAGAAGTTCAAGCCCGGAGCGGCTAACGCGGCGAATGAACGCGGCCTGTTTGTACGGGTCGGTGCCGTGCTGCGCGGCGAGACGGAAATCACCTGGGGCGAGCCGCTGTTTCTGGAGTACGTCACCACGCGTAACTCCCCGCTCTGGAAAACGGCGCCAAAGCAGCAGCTGGCTTATCTGGCCGTCAAATACTGGGCGCGCCTCTACTGCCCTGACGTCATCCTCGGCGTTTACACCCCGGATGAGTTTGAGCCAGCGCAGCGCGCGGAACGCGACGTCACCCCGGCGCGCAGCCGTGCAGATCTGAACAACCTGATCAACAGCAAGCCCGAAGCACAGCAGCCCGAGCGCGAAATTAACCCGGCGACGAACACCAGTGCGCCAGCGCGCACGCCGGATGAACTGCTTGCTGATTTCACCACTGCTGCAGCTGAAGCGGAAAACGTTGCCGGTCTGGACCGCTGCTACAAATACGCGGCACGCATACTGGCGAATGAGGCTGAAACACTCGAAAAAGCCACCGATGTTTACCTGCTGCGCAAAGCGGAGCTGGACGAGGCGGCAGTCTGA
- a CDS encoding acyltransferase family protein — translation MLENENKNMDIQALRGIAILMVIYAHIKGRFPMPSFYEESFKYITVWSGVDIFLAISGFLMCMTLNRDISKSGKNISTYLNFWIRRIFRLMPALIFWVLVYVVVTSYANERWFPNPENLTPLIKSTLLGYANIYWSHGVVNRISLGPQDMSDMFAVTWSLSLEWQLYLIISLSIFTLSKNKSQIAFVFIVLASLLMPTNERQNTEYIWWFRPGAFMLGAITYYHIDKIKIINNLRLPCVIISLLIFLFIPYLFEDHYVIPVISALSALILMSAIGKPILSNGVVGRLLVWIGERSYSVYLCHYAIIHLISKFIFINTSADFYNSTSGTILMLTMFIVLTSIASDISYRVFERKLIRIVKILMLKRSETN, via the coding sequence ATGCTTGAAAATGAAAATAAGAACATGGATATCCAGGCATTGAGAGGGATTGCCATTTTAATGGTCATATATGCCCATATTAAAGGTAGATTCCCAATGCCGTCTTTTTATGAGGAGTCATTCAAGTATATCACCGTATGGTCAGGGGTTGATATATTCCTTGCTATATCTGGTTTTTTAATGTGCATGACATTAAATAGAGATATTTCCAAAAGCGGCAAGAATATAAGCACGTACCTCAACTTTTGGATTAGACGAATATTCAGATTGATGCCGGCCTTGATTTTTTGGGTGTTGGTTTATGTTGTTGTCACATCCTATGCTAATGAGCGATGGTTTCCCAATCCCGAAAACCTAACGCCTTTAATAAAGTCAACATTATTAGGATATGCAAACATATACTGGTCGCATGGTGTAGTAAACAGAATTTCGCTTGGGCCGCAGGATATGTCCGACATGTTCGCTGTTACTTGGTCCTTGTCGCTTGAATGGCAACTATATCTTATCATTTCCCTATCAATTTTTACTCTCAGTAAAAACAAATCACAAATTGCTTTTGTTTTCATAGTTCTAGCATCATTGTTGATGCCAACCAATGAAAGGCAAAATACTGAGTATATTTGGTGGTTTAGGCCAGGAGCATTCATGCTGGGGGCTATCACTTACTATCATATAGATAAGATAAAAATAATTAACAACTTAAGATTGCCATGCGTAATCATAAGCTTGTTAATTTTTCTGTTTATCCCTTATCTATTTGAAGATCACTATGTGATACCTGTTATTAGTGCGCTTTCAGCATTAATCCTTATGTCTGCGATAGGAAAACCCATCTTAAGCAATGGGGTTGTAGGTAGGTTGCTTGTGTGGATAGGAGAGAGATCTTATTCAGTATATTTGTGTCATTACGCGATTATACACTTAATATCAAAGTTTATATTTATCAACACATCAGCTGACTTCTACAACTCAACATCAGGAACAATACTTATGTTAACCATGTTCATTGTGTTAACATCCATAGCATCAGATATCTCGTACCGGGTGTTCGAGCGAAAACTAATAAGAATCGTCAAGATTTTAATGCTTAAAAGAAGCGAGACGAACTAG
- a CDS encoding Arm DNA-binding domain-containing protein: MGKKQQGSALPRGITVRRHKTGETLQLTFTFNGVLCREPLSGMEVNARNIKYAERFLGEIQNRIASGDFNYLQYFPRSKKAALFGHQKKKKTVKDYLEEYLVISENRNLSPSTLDGYRKCLRALRVLHNIYVTELTPAALKSWVSTQKTKLKTIRNRLSFLRSAIDEAVTDGLINDNPVAHISASRYFSVEYGNTEEYEVDPFTPSEISIIYMYCRFPQWKATFQFAFNTGVRPSELCALRWRDIDFERKTAFVQNAVVEGVEKSTKTRAGTRKIDLNEEAIAALNIQKQFTQLKNEFVFEDPRTGEPWAGSDAIRQKAWRIIMRESKLRYRNPYQTRHTFATMHISSGANLFWLCKQMGHKGPDMLFRNYGSYLVDYDGHLSKPGIKTGSE, encoded by the coding sequence ATGGGCAAGAAGCAGCAAGGATCCGCTTTACCGCGCGGAATAACAGTGCGGCGCCATAAGACTGGCGAAACGCTGCAGCTGACATTTACGTTTAATGGCGTCCTGTGCAGAGAGCCATTATCGGGAATGGAGGTGAATGCACGAAACATAAAATACGCCGAGCGGTTTCTGGGAGAGATTCAGAACCGCATCGCGTCGGGGGATTTTAACTACCTGCAGTACTTCCCCCGCTCAAAAAAGGCCGCGCTGTTTGGGCATCAGAAGAAGAAAAAGACGGTAAAGGACTACCTGGAGGAATATCTGGTTATCAGCGAGAACCGGAACCTGTCACCCTCTACGCTGGACGGCTACAGGAAGTGCCTGCGCGCGCTGAGGGTGCTTCACAATATCTACGTGACGGAGCTAACGCCGGCGGCACTTAAAAGCTGGGTATCGACACAGAAGACAAAGCTGAAGACCATCCGAAACCGCCTCTCATTTTTGCGCAGCGCCATTGATGAAGCTGTGACGGATGGGCTTATCAATGACAACCCTGTCGCTCACATCAGCGCATCGCGTTACTTCTCGGTGGAATATGGGAACACTGAAGAGTACGAGGTGGATCCGTTTACGCCTTCTGAAATCAGCATTATCTATATGTACTGCCGCTTTCCACAATGGAAGGCTACCTTCCAGTTTGCGTTCAACACAGGCGTACGGCCTTCTGAGCTCTGTGCTTTACGGTGGCGGGATATAGACTTCGAGAGGAAAACAGCCTTTGTACAGAATGCCGTTGTTGAAGGGGTGGAGAAATCGACGAAGACACGCGCCGGCACAAGGAAGATAGATTTAAACGAAGAGGCGATAGCAGCTCTGAATATCCAGAAGCAGTTCACGCAATTGAAGAATGAGTTTGTTTTCGAGGATCCGCGAACTGGCGAGCCATGGGCCGGCTCTGATGCTATCCGCCAGAAAGCGTGGCGCATCATCATGCGGGAATCAAAGTTAAGGTACCGAAACCCTTATCAGACACGTCATACCTTCGCCACTATGCACATCAGCTCAGGGGCAAACCTTTTCTGGCTTTGTAAGCAAATGGGACACAAAGGCCCGGATAT
- a CDS encoding NlpC/P60 family protein gives MIGVPWANRACTTDAVDCWGLVVLYYRQVLGIELHQTPDYESGADFFTCYQGDVVFWQQVPHPAESGIFVGYTGAQPAHVGLILQRQALHSRGENGSVRQDSLMLIQRAFTKVEYFRYGAG, from the coding sequence ATGATCGGCGTGCCATGGGCGAACCGTGCCTGCACGACTGATGCCGTGGACTGCTGGGGGCTGGTGGTTCTCTACTACCGGCAGGTGCTAGGGATTGAACTGCACCAGACGCCTGACTACGAATCCGGCGCTGACTTCTTCACCTGCTATCAAGGTGACGTGGTTTTCTGGCAGCAGGTGCCGCATCCTGCAGAGAGCGGGATATTCGTTGGCTATACCGGTGCGCAGCCGGCACATGTTGGGCTGATTCTCCAGCGTCAGGCGCTACACTCGCGAGGCGAAAACGGTAGCGTAAGACAGGATTCACTAATGCTGATCCAGCGGGCATTCACTAAAGTGGAGTACTTCAGATATGGCGCTGGTTGA
- a CDS encoding DUF1643 domain-containing protein — MNAVISPCNQYRYRLDREVAAEGKVIAYFGVNPSYADASIDDNTVIRMRSFTLSHQGKRFIVGNVFSYRSTNVRKLASTNDCFGLEHKFYLNQIIDEADILVPCWGSRNKLPQNLRQHLDSMLRLLLSSGKPVYSFGLTATGDPRHPLMLAGSTKLIPWEYKPTCLTI; from the coding sequence ATGAACGCAGTTATAAGCCCATGTAATCAATACCGATATAGGTTAGATCGAGAAGTCGCCGCTGAAGGTAAGGTTATCGCTTATTTTGGAGTAAATCCTTCATATGCAGACGCATCTATAGACGATAACACCGTAATAAGAATGCGCAGTTTTACTCTGAGTCATCAAGGAAAGCGATTTATAGTAGGGAATGTATTTTCCTATCGCTCCACAAATGTCCGTAAGTTAGCGTCAACTAATGATTGCTTCGGCTTAGAGCATAAATTTTATCTTAACCAAATCATTGATGAGGCAGATATATTAGTCCCTTGCTGGGGCAGCAGAAATAAACTTCCTCAAAATTTGCGTCAGCACTTAGATAGCATGTTGAGATTACTTCTTTCTTCAGGAAAGCCGGTTTACTCATTCGGGCTTACGGCAACGGGTGATCCAAGGCATCCTTTGATGTTAGCTGGCTCAACAAAGCTTATCCCATGGGAATACAAGCCAACATGTCTCACAATATAG
- the phoA gene encoding alkaline phosphatase produces the protein MKRLPLFTVSLLASLIATSAVAENTPTYSRAATGDITQHGGARRLSSDQTEMLKASLSSATAKNVILLIGDGMGDSEITAARNLAMGAGGFFPGIDALPLTGQYTHYSLDKKTHKPNYVTDSAASATAWATGTKSYNGAIGVDVKGQDQVTLLELAKAAGKATGNVSTAELQDATPAALMAHVTSRKCYGPEKTSELCPTNALEQGGKGSISEQMLKTRPDVTLGGGAKTFNELARAGDYQGKTLREQAQARGFQLVDNLASLNAVQQADQNTPLLGLFSEGNMPVRWIGPKASYHGNLDKPVVTCEVNKDRAASVPTLAQMTRKALDLLSKNDKGFFLQVEGASIDKQDHAANPCGQIGETVDLDEAVQQALAFAREHGDTLVVVTADHAHSSQIVENGTKAPGLTQALNTKDGAVMTLSYGNSEEDSQEHTGTQLRIAAYGPHAANVVGLTDQTDLFFTLKNAMGIE, from the coding sequence ATGAAACGCTTACCCCTGTTTACGGTCTCTCTGCTGGCTTCGCTGATTGCCACTTCCGCTGTGGCGGAGAACACCCCAACGTATTCGCGCGCCGCGACCGGCGATATCACGCAGCACGGCGGGGCGCGCCGGCTGAGCAGCGATCAAACGGAGATGCTCAAAGCGTCACTCTCCAGCGCCACCGCGAAGAATGTCATTCTGCTGATTGGCGATGGCATGGGCGATTCGGAGATCACGGCCGCACGCAACCTGGCAATGGGTGCCGGCGGCTTTTTCCCGGGCATTGATGCGCTGCCGCTCACCGGACAGTACACGCACTATTCGCTGGACAAGAAAACCCATAAACCGAATTACGTGACGGATTCCGCGGCTTCCGCCACGGCCTGGGCCACCGGCACAAAATCCTACAACGGTGCTATTGGCGTGGATGTGAAGGGGCAGGATCAGGTGACGCTGCTGGAACTGGCAAAAGCGGCAGGGAAAGCCACCGGTAACGTCTCCACCGCTGAGCTGCAGGATGCCACGCCGGCCGCGCTGATGGCGCACGTCACGTCACGCAAATGTTACGGTCCGGAAAAAACCAGCGAGCTTTGCCCGACCAACGCGCTGGAGCAGGGCGGCAAAGGATCCATCAGCGAACAGATGCTGAAAACCCGACCGGATGTCACGCTGGGCGGCGGCGCAAAAACGTTTAATGAGCTTGCCAGAGCCGGTGACTATCAGGGTAAAACCCTGCGGGAACAGGCGCAGGCACGCGGTTTCCAGCTGGTTGATAACCTCGCGTCCCTCAATGCGGTGCAGCAGGCCGACCAGAATACGCCGCTGCTGGGCCTGTTTTCTGAAGGGAATATGCCAGTGCGCTGGATCGGCCCCAAAGCCAGCTATCATGGCAACCTGGACAAGCCGGTGGTCACCTGCGAGGTCAATAAAGATCGGGCGGCTTCCGTACCGACGCTGGCGCAGATGACGCGTAAAGCGCTCGATTTACTGAGTAAAAATGACAAAGGGTTTTTCCTGCAGGTGGAAGGCGCCTCGATTGATAAGCAGGATCACGCCGCCAACCCCTGTGGTCAGATTGGCGAAACCGTGGATCTCGACGAAGCGGTACAGCAGGCGCTGGCGTTCGCCCGTGAACACGGCGACACGCTGGTGGTGGTGACCGCCGATCATGCACACAGCAGCCAGATCGTCGAAAACGGCACCAAAGCGCCGGGACTGACACAGGCACTGAACACCAAAGACGGTGCGGTCATGACGCTCAGCTACGGCAACAGTGAAGAGGATTCGCAGGAACATACCGGCACGCAGCTGCGCATTGCTGCCTATGGCCCGCATGCGGCAAATGTCGTCGGCCTGACCGATCAGACCGACCTGTTCTTTACCCTGAAAAATGCGATGGGTATAGAGTAA
- a CDS encoding phage repressor protein → MSAFRIETPDGFVIVDIGVKMKPGDDVAFQYDGYPMVGKLFASGLITQDGETIDGEGLEGIIVLGKVTATILEDDDEFRPAI, encoded by the coding sequence ATGAGCGCTTTCCGCATTGAGACTCCTGACGGTTTCGTCATCGTTGACATCGGCGTCAAGATGAAACCTGGCGACGATGTGGCGTTCCAGTACGACGGTTACCCGATGGTGGGAAAACTGTTCGCTTCTGGCCTAATAACTCAGGATGGCGAGACGATCGACGGGGAGGGGCTGGAGGGCATCATCGTGCTGGGTAAAGTCACCGCGACGATTTTGGAAGATGACGACGAATTCCGGCCGGCGATCTGA
- a CDS encoding excisionase — translation MSLDVMPISAYCQTTGESEEAINKRIQRKIWRMGVHVLKVDGVRERWIDTEEVNRWARSSKDPLYRAE, via the coding sequence ATGAGCCTTGATGTAATGCCCATTTCAGCATACTGCCAAACCACAGGAGAATCGGAGGAAGCCATTAACAAACGGATACAAAGGAAGATCTGGAGGATGGGAGTTCACGTATTAAAAGTGGACGGCGTCCGGGAGCGCTGGATAGATACAGAAGAGGTGAACCGATGGGCAAGAAGCAGCAAGGATCCGCTTTACCGCGCGGAATAA
- a CDS encoding phage N-6-adenine-methyltransferase: protein MKYGSVCSGIEAASVAWESLGWKPAWFSEIEPFPSAVLAHHWPEVSNLGDMTAIAARIAAGEVEAPDILVGGTPCQAFSVAGLRNGLEDARGQLTLSFVELANAIDTRRNDNNQPPALIVWENVPGVLSSKDNAFGCFLAGLAGESSELLAPGGKWSNAGCVYGPARIVAWRVLDAQFFGVAQRRKRVFVVASARNGFDPAAVLFEFEGMRRDTPPRREPQSSVAALTENGVGTCGADDNQGQAGHLIAFGGGNTSGSIDVAACLTAKGQRQDFDVETFALAFAENSRGELRFQNGDGNITGPLSTGGGKPGQGMPAIISEPFTIAIRGRAEGSSVEVSNDGTSNALLTPNGGRAGMGVGAIGWGMQVRRLTPVECERLQGFPDDHTLISWRGKDATDCPDGPRYRAIGNSMAVPVMRWIGERIAAALPIVKTIGDYGGSTTPPEHRDSWQTPPEIFAALNRDFRFVADVAASAQNHLLPVYFTEQDDALAQDWAGRLPIGFAWCNPPYSDISPWVKKAAEECRKGIGTVMLVPADTSVGWFSLARGSCTEVRFIIDGRLSFIRADTGKPVNGNNKGSMLLIWNPFASDFGITGYVSRDTLMAIGRKLLSDREPADERAA from the coding sequence GTGAAATACGGCTCTGTTTGCAGTGGCATAGAGGCTGCCAGTGTTGCCTGGGAGTCACTGGGCTGGAAACCTGCATGGTTCAGTGAAATAGAACCTTTCCCCTCTGCCGTGCTGGCGCACCACTGGCCTGAAGTGAGTAACCTGGGTGACATGACAGCCATCGCAGCGCGGATTGCTGCTGGCGAAGTGGAAGCCCCGGATATTCTGGTTGGGGGGACACCTTGCCAGGCCTTTTCAGTGGCCGGTCTTCGAAACGGGCTCGAAGACGCGCGCGGCCAGTTAACTCTTTCATTCGTGGAATTAGCCAATGCAATCGACACGCGACGAAACGACAATAATCAGCCACCTGCCCTTATCGTCTGGGAAAACGTCCCAGGCGTCCTCAGCAGTAAAGACAACGCCTTCGGATGCTTTCTTGCAGGTCTTGCCGGAGAAAGCAGTGAATTGCTCGCGCCAGGGGGAAAATGGTCAAACGCTGGTTGTGTGTATGGACCCGCGCGCATTGTCGCCTGGCGAGTGCTTGACGCTCAATTTTTCGGAGTGGCACAACGCCGCAAACGTGTGTTCGTTGTCGCAAGTGCTCGAAACGGATTTGATCCCGCAGCGGTACTTTTTGAGTTCGAAGGCATGCGCCGGGATACTCCGCCGCGCCGCGAACCGCAATCGTCGGTTGCCGCCCTTACTGAAAACGGCGTTGGAACGTGTGGCGCAGACGACAACCAAGGACAAGCAGGACACCTGATCGCTTTTGGCGGCGGAAACACATCCGGGAGCATTGACGTGGCAGCATGCCTTACGGCAAAGGGGCAACGACAGGATTTTGATGTAGAAACTTTCGCTCTGGCGTTTGCAGAAAATAGCCGTGGCGAACTGCGCTTCCAAAATGGCGATGGAAATATTACCGGCCCACTTTCTACCGGCGGTGGAAAGCCTGGGCAGGGAATGCCAGCGATTATTTCCGAACCGTTCACTATCGCAATCCGAGGGCGCGCAGAGGGTTCTAGCGTTGAGGTGAGTAACGACGGCACGTCTAACGCGCTTCTGACTCCAAACGGCGGACGTGCGGGAATGGGCGTTGGTGCGATTGGGTGGGGTATGCAAGTTCGTCGATTAACGCCAGTAGAATGCGAGCGCCTTCAGGGCTTCCCGGATGATCACACTCTGATTTCATGGCGTGGCAAAGACGCTACTGACTGCCCGGATGGCCCGCGCTACCGCGCCATTGGTAACAGCATGGCCGTGCCGGTAATGCGATGGATAGGCGAACGCATAGCCGCTGCCCTGCCGATAGTGAAAACTATTGGCGATTATGGCGGCAGCACCACCCCGCCCGAACACCGCGACAGCTGGCAGACACCACCAGAGATTTTCGCTGCGCTAAACCGCGATTTCCGCTTTGTGGCTGATGTGGCCGCCAGTGCGCAAAACCACCTGCTGCCGGTTTACTTCACCGAACAGGATGATGCGCTGGCGCAGGACTGGGCCGGGCGTCTGCCAATCGGGTTTGCCTGGTGCAATCCGCCCTATAGCGACATTTCTCCCTGGGTGAAGAAAGCCGCGGAGGAATGCCGTAAAGGGATCGGCACCGTGATGCTTGTTCCCGCCGATACGTCTGTCGGCTGGTTTAGCCTGGCGCGCGGTTCATGCACCGAGGTGCGTTTCATTATCGACGGTCGTCTTTCCTTTATAAGGGCCGATACAGGCAAACCGGTCAACGGCAACAACAAAGGATCGATGCTGCTGATCTGGAATCCGTTCGCCTCTGATTTTGGCATTACCGGGTATGTCTCACGCGACACGCTGATGGCGATCGGAAGGAAGTTACTGTCCGACCGGGAGCCAGCAGACGAGCGCGCCGCATGA
- a CDS encoding DNA polymerase III subunit theta, giving the protein MSHNIAVRSKEESDRMNLDLAASGIAYKERMNMPVIAYEVEMQKPEALQAYFQERLRFYREESTWFPRGTAPVYQKEEK; this is encoded by the coding sequence ATGTCTCACAATATAGCAGTACGCAGCAAAGAAGAGAGCGACAGGATGAACCTCGATTTAGCGGCTTCTGGCATTGCTTATAAAGAGCGCATGAACATGCCTGTCATTGCGTACGAAGTGGAGATGCAGAAGCCGGAAGCGCTGCAGGCGTACTTTCAGGAGCGCTTGAGATTCTACAGGGAAGAGTCGACGTGGTTCCCACGGGGAACGGCCCCGGTTTATCAGAAGGAGGAGAAGTAG
- a CDS encoding acyltransferase family protein translates to MQLTGDESNSLYIVKAIGIIAVVLGHYADFLTVYKPYYFHMPLFFFIGGITLRDKADSIYIMKVIKSNAIYLVTRYIIIGVITIGLIHLGLNSFPNPFAPGLFGNIKAAYSQNMHNNQLFLVAWFLVAYTLAIALCSVIVLILNRSRITTKTKKVSIFLISIFFGFISISVLSHDYNATKNQIYNILAQVMCGSMYVLFGYLLRRVIFSVRSLSILLFISILLPAIIDIFKATPMIMSWSKYNDGFVLTTIIACMIIYSIFIISNVFSNALRRESIIIMIGKNTRPIMTWHLSIFIFLDIFISFTKSHRPLNSYGVFDHFHNEYSMCVYVLSGVLIPLFFVHFNFIHMIMTWIRDKQTNEAN, encoded by the coding sequence ATGCAACTCACTGGTGATGAAAGTAATTCTTTATATATAGTGAAGGCTATTGGAATAATCGCTGTAGTTTTAGGTCACTATGCTGACTTCTTGACGGTTTATAAGCCCTATTACTTTCACATGCCACTATTTTTTTTCATTGGTGGCATTACCCTGCGAGACAAAGCTGATTCCATTTATATTATGAAAGTAATCAAATCCAACGCAATATATCTTGTAACAAGGTACATTATTATAGGTGTAATTACTATTGGATTAATTCACTTGGGACTTAATTCTTTCCCTAACCCCTTCGCACCTGGTTTATTTGGCAACATCAAAGCAGCATATTCACAGAATATGCATAACAATCAACTATTCTTGGTTGCATGGTTCCTTGTTGCTTACACATTGGCAATAGCATTATGCAGTGTAATAGTTTTAATATTGAACAGGTCGCGGATAACAACGAAAACAAAAAAAGTTTCCATATTTTTGATTTCTATATTTTTTGGTTTTATTTCCATATCCGTATTATCGCATGACTACAACGCAACAAAAAATCAAATATATAACATTCTGGCTCAGGTCATGTGCGGATCAATGTACGTGCTATTTGGATACTTATTAAGGAGAGTGATCTTCTCCGTCCGTTCTTTGAGTATTTTACTTTTTATTTCTATACTTTTGCCTGCAATAATCGATATTTTTAAAGCTACGCCAATGATCATGTCATGGAGTAAGTACAATGACGGATTTGTTCTTACAACGATTATCGCTTGCATGATTATATATTCAATATTTATCATAAGCAACGTCTTTTCAAATGCATTGCGAAGAGAGAGTATTATTATAATGATAGGGAAGAACACTCGCCCTATCATGACATGGCACCTAAGCATTTTCATTTTTTTAGATATATTCATATCTTTTACGAAATCACATAGACCATTGAACTCTTACGGGGTGTTTGATCATTTCCATAACGAATATTCAATGTGCGTTTACGTTCTATCGGGGGTGCTGATACCTCTATTTTTCGTGCATTTTAACTTTATCCATATGATAATGACATGGATAAGGGATAAGCAAACAAATGAGGCAAACTAA
- a CDS encoding IS3 family transposase (programmed frameshift) — protein sequence MKKRFSDEQIISILREAEAGVSARELCRKHAISDATFYTWRKKFGGMEVPEVKRLKSLEEENARLKKLLAEAMLDKEALQVALGRKFLTTDQKREAVEVMCEAAGLSQRRACRLAGLPLSTCRYSAQRPAADALLSLRITELALERRRFGYRRIWQLLRREGLHVNHKRVYRIYHLNGLGVKRRRRRKGLATERLPLLRPDAPNLTWSMDFVMDALASGRRVKCLTCVDDFTKECLTITTAFGITGVQVTRILDSIALFRGYPATIRTDQGPEFTCRALDQWAFEHGVELRLIQPGKPTQNGFIESFNGRFRDECLNEHWFSDILHAREIINDWRQDYNECRPHSSLDYQTPAEFAAGWRDGKYEEKPTDITN from the exons ATGAAGAAGCGATTTTCCGACGAACAGATCATCAGTATTCTCCGCGAGGCAGAAGCCGGGGTTTCGGCCCGGGAACTCTGCCGCAAGCATGCTATTTCAGACGCCACCTTCTACACCTGGCGCAAGAAGTTTGGCGGCATGGAAGTCCCCGAAGTGAAGCGGCTCAAGTCGCTTGAAGAGGAGAATGCCCGCCTCAAGAAGCTGCTCGCTGAAGCCATGCTGGATAAGGAGGCGCTTCAGGTGGCTCTGGGCCGAAAGT TTCTGACGACAGACCAGAAGCGGGAAGCCGTGGAAGTCATGTGTGAGGCCGCAGGTCTGTCGCAACGTCGTGCCTGCAGGCTGGCAGGCTTGCCCCTGTCGACCTGCCGTTATTCGGCTCAGCGTCCGGCTGCTGACGCGTTGCTGTCCCTACGCATTACAGAGCTGGCACTTGAACGCCGCCGCTTTGGCTACCGGCGCATCTGGCAGTTACTGCGCCGGGAAGGCCTTCACGTCAACCACAAGCGGGTATACCGCATCTATCATCTCAACGGCCTGGGTGTAAAGCGCAGGCGACGCCGCAAGGGGCTGGCGACTGAGCGGCTTCCGCTTCTTCGTCCGGATGCGCCGAACCTGACATGGTCAATGGATTTTGTCATGGATGCTCTTGCCAGCGGCCGCCGGGTTAAGTGTCTGACCTGCGTGGATGATTTCACGAAGGAGTGTCTGACGATCACCACGGCATTCGGGATTACAGGCGTTCAGGTGACACGCATTCTGGACAGCATTGCGCTGTTTCGTGGCTATCCTGCAACGATAAGAACTGATCAGGGTCCGGAGTTTACCTGCCGTGCGCTGGATCAATGGGCCTTTGAACATGGTGTTGAGTTGCGCTTAATCCAGCCAGGCAAGCCAACGCAGAACGGATTTATTGAGAGCTTCAATGGCCGCTTCCGGGATGAATGTCTGAATGAACACTGGTTCAGCGATATTCTTCATGCCCGGGAAATCATTAATGACTGGCGGCAGGATTATAACGAGTGTCGACCACATTCATCTCTGGATTACCAGACGCCAGCTGAATTTGCAGCAGGCTGGCGAGACGGGAAATATGAAGAAAAACCAACCGACATTACTAACTGA